ATTTTGTTTGTTGGTGCAATTTTTTAGGGAATAGGTTTAACTGTTTAAGACTTCCTAGGATTGAGGTCAGAAGCTAATAAACGACTAGAATTTGATGCGAAAGTTAAAACTTGATTTTTTATTCCTAATTAAAAGTTTTCTCTAATTTATGAAAGAAAGAAGGAAGCAAACATAACTAAACATACAATTGCAgccaaagaaaaataaattgaacAATGGCATTTTTTATAACAGACATTATGCTCAACTTTTAGAAGTGAATGAATTATAGTTCACAACATATTGTTACGAGTTTGGagctaaaaaaaaagtttggagCTAGAAGCCTAGAATACTTGGTGCACACGCTTGGTATTGAAAAGTCTTCGTGAGGTCTCTAAACATGGAACAGATCAATGACATTTGTGTACAAGTTTTGAGGTTacctttacatttttttttgagtaaATATGCATTGCTCACTTTTTATGTAAGGCTTCGACTGTTAAAATTGTGTCCTGTTTAGTCTATTGTTAAATTAAAATACTGTATGAAAACTACACTAGAAAAGTTCATATGAAAACTCTTACGAATTGGTGGACATGAAATGCAACTTTTACGTTTGCAACAGATTTGAAATTAcaattttctcctctttttagttttagtACAAGCAACCATGTGACCAATTATCTACTACCTTCAGTAGAAACAAACAAAGGACAATGGCCTATAATCCTAGTGTAACTAATTCTACCATTAACTCTACCGGTGTGTATTAACATTTACAAAATCTTCATCTAATGATGTATAGATCCTATTATATGTTCAATAAAAGTTTAATCAACGTACAAATTGATTGtattaaataaacaaaaacatATACAATTACTTTTAAATTTAGCCAAAAGTTTGTTTTCATCAAGACACTGTAGCTAAAGTGCTGCCACTAGAAAGCTATTGTGAAGAGACACTGTACGCGAGACAAATTTTGTAAACCATTCCATTACATGGGTAAATCGGAAATCATGCAAATTGACAATATACTACTGCTTAAACCGTATGAGTAAAAGGTTAATTATTCACATGAAGGTTAATTATTCACATGACAGATTGTCACCTCACAGCAAAGTTCAAATCGGTCTCAAATCATACCGCAACCGCTCCACCActaggaggaggagaaggagagcGACGGTTAGGACTGTGGAGGTTAATACCAGAGGGCTCTTCCCCGGGTAAGAGAGCATCATCcgaatcatcttcttcttcgtcGTCACTCTCATGACGCACCCTCTTCTTCTGAGAGTAAAGAAGAGAGTTACCGTAATCAACCAGCAAAAACTCCCCCATCCGGAACTTCTGAGGACGTTCAGCAGCTTCACGAACTTCCTGCCTTAAGCGGCGCTCACGGCGTTTAAGCCGTTCCGCACGGCGGCGATCTTCATCAGGGTCGCGCACCCTTCCGCGGCCTCTACCGCGACCTCGGCCAGGAGCGCCCTCACCATCCTCTACTCCGCCGGCAGCTACGACTGGAGGTCCTGCATTGTCTCCCCCACCGGCAGCGGGGACCGTCTCAGTGCCCACCGCATCCACGGAGGTGGCTGCGGCGCCCGCCGCACCTGCAGCCCCATCAGCTTCACCCTTAGCCATAAGTGGCTTCTGATCGAGCTGCATAATAACAAATTAACTTCAATATCCcgattaaaaaaaaacagagccGAATGGAAAGTCACAATGTAAAATACTGACCAAATCTCTTAAGCTTAAAACACTGACAAAAGCCACTCCAGCGGCGGCCGCCGAGCCCGCGGCCTCTGCAGTGTCCTTCTTCCCCCAAATTTTGGGGTTCACAGCATTTTCCATCATCTGTCATTTCAATTAATCCATCGTAGTTAAAAtgctaaaataaaatcaatgtcATACCAAAGAAAAATACCATAAGCAAAATCAACTAACCAACAAATTACGGAAACTCTGGATACCGACTCCGGCGACCACAAAATCAGAGGTAGAATGCTgaacaataaaagaaaaaaatcaagaatAAGAAGAGGGATAAagaaagagaacaagaagaagaagaagaggaggaaggagaagaagaagaggaagaagaagaagaagaaggggtgGAGAAGAAGTagcagagaagaagaagagggggCAGGAGAAGAAGTAGCAGAAGTAGTAGTAGTAGAAGAAGATggggaagaagagaagaagagcaCTTACTGCTCGGCGGACGGCGCCACCGCTACCGGTGCCGGTGACGGACGCACCACCAGTGTGAGAGCGGAAGATTTTGAGAAGACGATTCATGGTTGTGTCACTTGTGTGCTTCTTTGCTTCAGACTTGCTTGCTTTGATGGTATTCATATTGCTATTATAGTTCCAATGGGCCTTGGGATGGGTTGGGCCTGATACTTTTTTCCTTTCTACTTTTAATTGACGCGTTTATGtattttttctaataaaaataaaatgctcAATTAATAATAGAAAGCTAATTATTTTCAGTCAAAACTAAAATAACCTACTCGTATTAAGTTAGTAtgcaacattttttttcttggaaaaaAACACTTACCCTCTCTTCATATAGGTATgtaatttagtttttaattttaggtgccacctaatatgcaccactttttagtggtgcaaccttacaccactataccaattgtccattttacccctgttaaaaaaattattttataaaaagaaaaaaatattggtattaccgggtggattttgatgggattaattttttgaacaggGGTAAAATGGACAATTAACATAGTGGTGCAAAGTTACACCACTAAAAAGTTTGCATATTAGGTAGAcccttaattttaatttaaacttCTTTCTTTAATTTCTCTCACGTTGTGCTCATCTTGTACTATACTTATTCCAGTTTTTTATTCCTCATTGATGTATAATTCATCACTTTGCTACCTGATGACTccattttcttttggattgtcaTGTGACGGGTCGGTATAGTTGATTGTTGGTGTCTCAGAGAACAATTAGCTTTAATTTCATGTTTAGCACCGTAAAGGCGTGAACAACTGAATCAACCATTTATATGTTGAGAATTAAATACAGTAGAGGGAAAACGATTTGGTCTTTGTCGGTATAAGccataaaaagttaaaaacacTTGAAGAAATTGGGGGAAAATAAATTGATATTCTTCTTGTCCTTTCAATTAATAAAACTAGGATTCTGGCCGTGATCCGAGCGTTGCAAGGGTAGCCATACAATCATTACCATAAATTTAACATTTTACAAATTTACATTAATATATACCAAGGTTCTTTAAACtaacaaatattaaaattaggTGAATTATGTGTTATTCATAAATTATTTAGAATGTGATACTCGTATTAAGTGATTTAATAGATAATTATTATGTGCGAGTTTAGCTATCGAGACCTGTTAACAACAGAAAGAGCAACATTTGGTAAATGATAAAAAACGATATTACAAATTTCAACACCTctactttaaaataaaataaaatattattataaatatcgACTCGATCAAAGTACTTAGATTTATTGGTACACATTCATTTCACTTGCTTAAAATACAAGTAAAACACCTATATAAAATATATCAATTgcttaaatataaaattttaaataaatatatcaaCTAAACTATTGATGGATAATAAAATCAACAAAACTTTAATTAATTGATTGATAACTAGACTATTAAACTAaaccttataaaaaaaactacctAAACTAAACTATAATTGATTGATAACTTTAATTAAACAATGTATGGTGTATGTATGGTGCGTACCAAAATCAATATCCTCAAAATTGTTCAGTCTAGTCTAAATATTAGCCACGCCACGTTCTTATCTAAAACTCTGACCCTCTCTCATAGGCTCATCATAGCTAGGCTCATAGGCTCTAAGACTGCTGCTGCTTTGCGCGTCTGCTATTATCTCTGACCATCGATCAGTCATCAGagaaagagggagagagagagacgaTCCAGAGAAAGAGGCTGCGATGACTGAGAGAGAGAAGATGTTTCAGCTCCGGCGACGAAAGTCACACATTCGGCACCGGTGAAAGGGCTCATGCTCATTGATGGTGGTCCGATTCGGTTCGAATGCTGCCACTCAACCGCGGTTGTTCCTGTTGAGGCAACAAGTGTTGAGTAGTATTTGCAGCAGGTTTTTTTCACTTTCACATTGCTTCTTATTCATCTTGGTTTAACTATCATATTTAATTATCAATCATTATACATTAAATTGATTCAAAATGCA
This portion of the Lotus japonicus ecotype B-129 chromosome 3, LjGifu_v1.2 genome encodes:
- the LOC130749654 gene encoding uncharacterized protein LOC130749654, yielding MNRLLKIFRSHTGGASVTGTGSGGAVRRAHSTSDFVVAGVGIQSFRNLLMMENAVNPKIWGKKDTAEAAGSAAAAGVAFVSVLSLRDLLDQKPLMAKGEADGAAGAAGAAATSVDAVGTETVPAAGGGDNAGPPVVAAGGVEDGEGAPGRGRGRGRGRVRDPDEDRRRAERLKRRERRLRQEVREAAERPQKFRMGEFLLVDYGNSLLYSQKKRVRHESDDEEEDDSDDALLPGEEPSGINLHSPNRRSPSPPPSGGAVAV